In one window of Bacteriovorax sp. BAL6_X DNA:
- a CDS encoding endonuclease/exonuclease/phosphatase family protein translates to MKKLMISLAVALLVTPSFAQEKFIHKIPGPDKIIQVKQGLSCNDCSFPSLFTVTAWNMYKGKNESWREDFEVLMSESDILLGQEFSFKGKMKERLFSPEEEEIILATSFISWGKYNTGVTNISKYPALTITPLRSKVREPFIRTPKLSLASQYKLEDGRSITFINIHAINFVRKRSLKKQITQVVNYIRTTNGPVVFAGDFNTNSKSKIKMMRGILNKEGFTEVNYTGRDDRMKWLGNKLDYIWYRDLELIEARVRGDIEGSDHKPLQAIFRVPIE, encoded by the coding sequence ATGAAAAAGCTTATGATAAGCTTAGCTGTTGCCTTACTGGTAACTCCATCTTTTGCACAAGAAAAATTCATTCATAAAATTCCAGGCCCAGATAAGATCATTCAAGTAAAACAAGGCCTTTCATGTAATGACTGCTCATTCCCTAGTCTATTCACGGTCACTGCCTGGAATATGTATAAAGGAAAGAATGAAAGCTGGCGTGAAGACTTTGAAGTATTAATGAGTGAAAGCGATATTCTTCTCGGACAAGAGTTTAGTTTCAAAGGGAAAATGAAAGAGCGACTCTTTTCTCCAGAAGAAGAAGAAATTATATTGGCCACTTCATTTATTAGCTGGGGAAAGTACAACACAGGGGTCACTAATATTTCAAAATATCCGGCACTAACTATAACACCTCTTAGAAGCAAGGTAAGAGAACCATTTATCCGCACACCAAAACTATCTCTTGCTAGTCAATATAAACTTGAAGATGGCCGCAGTATTACCTTTATTAATATTCATGCGATTAACTTTGTAAGAAAGAGATCTCTTAAAAAACAAATTACTCAAGTTGTTAACTATATAAGAACGACAAATGGCCCCGTTGTATTTGCAGGTGACTTTAATACTAATTCAAAGTCTAAAATTAAAATGATGAGGGGTATTTTAAATAAAGAAGGATTTACAGAAGTTAACTACACAGGTCGTGACGATCGAATGAAGTGGCTTGGAAATAAACTTGATTACATTTGGTATCGTGATCTTGAACTAATTGAAGCTAGAGTTCGCGGAGATATCGAGGGCTCGGATCATAAACCTCTACAGGCAATTTTCAGAGTTCCTATCGAATAA
- a CDS encoding endonuclease/exonuclease/phosphatase family protein, translating to MRKLGLLITSLLLLQGSVLAANNMANLIYKIPSKDKILSTKGSVNCTECKLGTRFNVTVWNMYKGKEPSWASDYLKLASESEVILGQEFLLQGEMREVLSNSQRESVLATSFYNTDGQATGVFTSSIVKAIGKQAIQSSDREPIVNTPKLAVITQYPADNGQIVTFVNIHALNFVGIQPFTIQIVTLLKTVENIKGPVVFAGDFNTNAPTKTLLMNILLKKEGFMQVHYTGTDDRMTFLGQPLDHIWYRGLNLVEARVLGEVEGSDHTPLQAEFELID from the coding sequence ATGAGAAAGCTTGGCCTATTAATCACATCCCTATTATTACTTCAAGGATCTGTCTTGGCCGCAAATAATATGGCCAATCTTATTTATAAAATTCCTTCAAAAGACAAAATACTTTCCACAAAGGGCTCAGTTAACTGCACAGAATGTAAGCTTGGGACGCGTTTTAATGTGACAGTTTGGAATATGTACAAAGGAAAAGAGCCTTCTTGGGCAAGCGATTATCTAAAGCTAGCTAGCGAGAGTGAAGTTATACTTGGTCAAGAATTTCTACTACAAGGAGAAATGAGAGAAGTTCTTTCAAATAGTCAGCGTGAAAGTGTGCTAGCAACATCATTTTATAATACAGATGGACAAGCAACTGGTGTTTTTACAAGTTCGATAGTTAAGGCAATAGGTAAACAAGCAATTCAAAGTAGCGACCGTGAACCCATTGTTAATACACCAAAACTTGCTGTAATAACCCAATATCCGGCCGATAATGGACAAATTGTTACCTTTGTTAATATCCACGCTCTTAACTTTGTTGGTATTCAACCTTTTACGATTCAAATTGTAACACTTCTTAAAACTGTCGAAAATATCAAAGGGCCAGTTGTCTTTGCAGGAGACTTCAATACAAATGCACCAACAAAAACTCTTCTGATGAATATACTATTAAAAAAAGAAGGCTTTATGCAGGTCCACTACACAGGAACAGATGACCGCATGACGTTTTTAGGTCAACCTCTAGATCATATTTGGTATCGTGGGCTAAATCTAGTGGAAGCAAGAGTTCTTGGAGAAGTTGAAGGATCCGATCACACTCCTCTTCAGGCAGAGTTCGAGCTAATTGATTAG
- the rlmN gene encoding 23S rRNA (adenine(2503)-C(2))-methyltransferase RlmN, with the protein MQKQLFYSLSPKTLKSFLIENGQKPFVANQILQWVYEKHEYTPEGWSNISKNLKELLEENFDFTLPKIVWNGLSKDGTRKFLVAMRDGKTVETVMIPARSNRKTLCVSSQVGCAIGCTFCHTGTMGLMRHLEAGEIIGQFLAVTKFLREKVGPEERLSNVVFMGQGEPLHNFEQVKAATELMVDEKALGLSQRRVTISTSGLVPAIKKLEEFPSVNIAISLHAAHNEIRTELMPINKAYDLDRLLTAIKEIPLKAHRYITYEYLLIDQYNDRAEDVEALLKLLPKKVSKVNLIPFNEYPESNFKRPSVSRINWFKNQLDNGGVTTTIRTTKGSDILAACGQLKSELEKDLNLWK; encoded by the coding sequence ATGCAAAAGCAGCTTTTTTACTCGCTTTCACCTAAGACTTTGAAATCATTCCTTATTGAGAATGGTCAGAAGCCTTTTGTGGCAAATCAAATTCTTCAATGGGTCTATGAGAAACACGAGTACACACCTGAGGGGTGGTCAAATATTTCTAAGAACCTTAAAGAGTTATTAGAAGAAAACTTTGATTTCACACTTCCTAAAATTGTATGGAATGGCCTTTCTAAAGATGGAACGAGAAAATTTCTTGTTGCTATGAGAGATGGAAAAACTGTTGAAACTGTTATGATTCCGGCTCGATCTAATCGAAAAACTCTTTGTGTTTCTTCTCAAGTAGGGTGTGCTATTGGTTGTACTTTTTGTCATACAGGAACAATGGGACTTATGCGCCACCTTGAGGCCGGTGAGATTATTGGCCAATTTTTAGCTGTAACAAAATTTTTAAGAGAGAAGGTTGGACCAGAAGAGCGACTTTCTAATGTTGTTTTTATGGGCCAAGGTGAGCCTCTTCATAATTTTGAACAAGTTAAGGCCGCAACAGAACTTATGGTTGATGAAAAGGCCTTAGGCCTCTCTCAGAGGAGAGTAACAATATCAACCTCGGGACTAGTTCCTGCAATTAAGAAGCTAGAAGAGTTCCCATCTGTTAATATTGCTATCTCTTTGCATGCTGCCCATAATGAGATTCGTACAGAGCTTATGCCTATTAATAAGGCGTATGATCTAGATAGACTTCTGACTGCGATTAAGGAAATCCCACTTAAGGCCCATCGCTATATCACATATGAGTATCTTCTTATTGATCAATATAATGATCGTGCCGAAGACGTGGAGGCTCTCTTAAAACTACTTCCTAAGAAGGTATCAAAAGTGAACCTGATTCCTTTTAATGAGTATCCTGAGTCGAATTTTAAACGTCCAAGTGTTAGCCGTATTAACTGGTTTAAGAACCAACTTGATAATGGCGGAGTTACGACAACTATTCGTACGACAAAGGGGAGCGATATCTTAGCTGCTTGTGGTCAGCTTAAGAGTGAGCTAGAAAAAGACTTAAATCTTTGGAAATAA
- the sppA gene encoding signal peptide peptidase SppA gives MSNTKSKDRAVIGLMAMVAVFFVVLILFSAYTVTIFKGNNDIASSSKKSKDKIALIEVEGVIMDAKKTIQLLHRAEADEAVKGIILRVNSPGGAVAPTQEIYQEILRIRGAGSYAEVTKNPKPIYASFSSIAASGGYYIGAATEKICSSPGTLTGSIGVIMQFVDLSELYKFAMVNPQTIKAGRYKDIGQPNRSMTKEERALMTEMTLDVHKQFKDDVAAQRSERITVEIDDVAQGQVFSGAQAKKLGLVDELIGLWPCARELHAKLELEGDLNLSEMKIKKKANFFSIIEDLEDVKGAVKNFVKANSSTTLMYK, from the coding sequence TTGTCGAATACAAAATCAAAAGATCGTGCGGTCATAGGCCTTATGGCAATGGTTGCAGTTTTCTTCGTTGTACTAATATTATTTTCTGCTTATACCGTGACAATTTTCAAAGGAAATAACGATATTGCTTCGTCGAGTAAGAAGTCTAAAGACAAGATTGCCCTAATTGAAGTTGAAGGTGTCATCATGGACGCTAAGAAAACAATCCAACTTCTTCACCGTGCTGAAGCGGATGAAGCGGTTAAAGGGATTATCTTAAGAGTTAACTCACCAGGAGGTGCAGTTGCTCCAACTCAAGAAATTTATCAAGAAATTTTAAGAATTAGAGGGGCGGGAAGTTACGCTGAAGTAACGAAGAATCCTAAGCCAATCTATGCATCATTCTCATCAATCGCTGCAAGCGGTGGTTACTATATTGGTGCAGCGACAGAGAAAATTTGTTCATCACCTGGAACACTAACAGGTTCAATTGGTGTAATTATGCAATTTGTTGACCTTTCTGAATTATATAAATTTGCAATGGTTAACCCACAAACTATCAAAGCAGGTCGTTACAAAGATATTGGTCAACCAAATCGTTCGATGACAAAAGAAGAAAGAGCACTTATGACTGAGATGACTCTTGATGTTCATAAGCAATTTAAAGACGATGTAGCAGCACAGCGTAGTGAAAGAATTACTGTTGAAATAGATGACGTTGCACAAGGGCAAGTCTTCTCGGGTGCGCAAGCAAAGAAGCTTGGTCTTGTTGATGAACTCATTGGGCTTTGGCCATGCGCTCGCGAGCTTCATGCGAAGTTAGAGCTTGAAGGGGACCTAAACCTTTCAGAAATGAAGATTAAGAAGAAAGCGAATTTCTTTTCAATCATTGAAGACTTAGAAGATGTTAAAGGTGCAGTTAAGAATTTTGTAAAAGCTAACAGCTCGACAACTTTAATGTACAAATAA
- a CDS encoding tetratricopeptide repeat protein, which produces MHIYLNWLQDHILAVVAFVFTLILIYHYFSEKDTGVKLSKRYRNSIFEAQSKVFLNATQYLISGNRDLAIKEFLSAVDINRETIDTYFALGGLFRSNGEIEKAISIHRSLIARDNISESHRIRALKELAIDFDKGGFVDKAIETYKDVLKINRDEYDVIQSLCRIYEDIGDWDQAYNYRMMLSKVGHENQSETISHILVQKAKKFFENGQLSKAIEDLEDGFRFAPSVSAKILKLRILLHEGNIDEAKFYLVELLKEQPMYASFAFESLEEGFKGSEEEKEKYFKRLNLLIEYFLEMKDEELLSNESIILTKIRLFKQQHQLHKAYELLSEWDKNSNATSEALKSEYIKILIELGKKEEAVSQTKDLLENMHQTLTKHYCRECGYNSDEIFWRCPQCHEWETIQFRWKV; this is translated from the coding sequence ATGCATATATACTTAAATTGGCTACAAGATCATATACTAGCAGTTGTAGCATTCGTATTTACACTAATTCTCATCTATCACTACTTCAGTGAGAAAGACACAGGTGTAAAACTTTCTAAACGATATCGTAACTCGATCTTTGAAGCTCAATCGAAAGTATTCCTAAATGCAACACAATACCTCATTTCTGGAAATCGTGATCTTGCGATTAAAGAATTCTTAAGTGCTGTTGATATTAATAGAGAAACAATTGATACATATTTTGCTCTTGGTGGATTATTTAGAAGTAATGGTGAAATAGAGAAGGCCATCAGTATTCATCGCTCACTTATTGCAAGAGATAATATTTCTGAATCTCACCGCATTCGTGCTCTGAAAGAGTTAGCCATCGATTTCGATAAGGGAGGCTTTGTTGATAAGGCCATTGAAACTTATAAAGACGTCTTAAAAATCAATCGTGATGAATATGATGTGATTCAGTCACTTTGTCGTATTTATGAAGATATTGGTGACTGGGATCAAGCTTATAATTATCGCATGATGCTTTCCAAAGTAGGGCATGAAAATCAGTCTGAAACGATTTCACATATTCTTGTTCAAAAGGCCAAAAAGTTTTTTGAAAATGGACAGCTTTCTAAGGCGATTGAAGATCTAGAAGATGGATTTCGTTTTGCACCCTCTGTATCAGCAAAGATTTTGAAACTTAGAATTCTTCTTCATGAAGGCAATATTGATGAAGCGAAGTTCTACCTAGTAGAACTTTTAAAAGAGCAACCAATGTATGCTTCTTTTGCTTTTGAATCACTAGAAGAAGGGTTCAAAGGAAGTGAAGAAGAAAAAGAGAAGTACTTTAAAAGATTAAATCTTTTAATTGAATATTTTTTAGAAATGAAAGATGAAGAATTACTTTCTAATGAGTCGATAATTCTTACTAAAATTAGGCTTTTTAAACAACAGCATCAGTTACACAAGGCTTACGAGTTACTAAGTGAATGGGATAAGAACTCTAATGCTACTTCAGAAGCCTTAAAGTCTGAATATATTAAAATTTTAATTGAGCTAGGTAAGAAAGAAGAAGCGGTTTCACAAACAAAAGATCTTCTTGAGAATATGCACCAAACTCTAACAAAGCACTACTGTCGTGAATGTGGTTATAACTCAGATGAAATTTTTTGGCGTTGTCCGCAATGTCACGAGTGGGAAACAATACAGTTTAGATGGAAAGTATAA
- a CDS encoding SH3 domain-containing protein, whose protein sequence is MRIFLVFFLLLPVFAQTKSQSSNDQKKTIYYVQSVYSQLHQNPSKFSRVLSTFECGQPFYVLSSPISEFYQVEYSNYKGFMSTNVLSKRKPDGCWQDMYRRFFDQIEIGVTEIHYWGRLQDLLIKGESK, encoded by the coding sequence ATGAGAATATTTCTAGTATTTTTTCTTCTTTTGCCGGTCTTTGCTCAAACAAAGTCTCAGTCTAGTAATGATCAGAAGAAGACAATTTACTATGTGCAGTCTGTATATTCTCAACTGCACCAAAACCCTTCAAAATTTTCTCGTGTATTATCTACATTTGAATGTGGACAGCCTTTCTATGTTTTAAGTTCACCAATATCTGAGTTCTATCAAGTTGAGTACTCAAATTATAAAGGATTTATGAGTACGAATGTACTTTCTAAAAGAAAACCAGATGGTTGTTGGCAAGATATGTATCGTCGTTTCTTTGATCAAATTGAAATAGGGGTTACTGAGATACACTATTGGGGAAGGCTACAAGATCTTCTCATCAAAGGGGAGAGTAAGTAA
- a CDS encoding MotA/TolQ/ExbB proton channel family protein, translated as MEGHNLDIFQILLDSSIVVKLDLLLLILASVLSWTIIFQKRSLFNKTEKANSEFKNFFSGVASLEEAYHDAQTIEDSPLKKLFLSGYRELKKTEIALGEDYGLIKEHYSSIANQSMERALSNEAVEVDQQMSNGLTTLASIGSITPFVGLFGTVWGIIDSFSGLASGGATLETVAPGIAEALVATAVGLVAAIPATWYFNKFGQRRNKLKEQLHIFGNQFINEVERYISSKS; from the coding sequence GTGGAAGGTCATAACTTAGATATTTTCCAAATCCTCTTAGACTCAAGTATTGTCGTAAAATTAGACTTACTTCTTTTAATATTAGCATCAGTGCTTTCATGGACGATCATTTTCCAAAAGAGATCACTTTTTAATAAAACTGAAAAGGCCAATAGTGAATTTAAAAACTTCTTTAGCGGAGTGGCCTCCCTTGAAGAAGCATATCATGATGCTCAGACAATTGAAGATAGTCCGTTGAAGAAGTTATTTCTTTCTGGTTACCGAGAGCTTAAGAAAACAGAAATTGCTCTAGGCGAAGATTATGGACTTATTAAAGAGCATTATTCTTCAATTGCTAATCAATCAATGGAGCGTGCTTTATCAAACGAAGCAGTAGAAGTTGATCAGCAAATGAGCAATGGATTAACAACTTTGGCATCAATCGGTTCAATTACACCATTCGTAGGTTTATTTGGAACCGTTTGGGGGATCATTGATTCATTTTCAGGCCTTGCTAGTGGTGGTGCAACACTTGAAACTGTTGCTCCGGGGATTGCCGAAGCACTTGTTGCGACTGCTGTAGGTCTAGTGGCTGCAATTCCTGCAACTTGGTATTTTAATAAATTTGGACAAAGAAGAAATAAACTTAAAGAGCAACTTCATATCTTTGGTAATCAATTTATCAATGAAGTTGAAAGATATATTTCTTCAAAATCATAA
- a CDS encoding biopolymer transporter ExbD, which yields MGMNSGGNGDGPVSEINVTPLVDVMLVLLVIFMITAPLMLNGIELTLPKTKEVNVMSLSSSQVVLSFTNSEEFYVGKDKILLTELIAVVSNKLKETKSQTLFLRADYQLEYGKVAKLMSYLKSNNINDIALVTELEDK from the coding sequence ATGGGTATGAATTCTGGTGGCAATGGAGATGGACCGGTATCAGAGATTAACGTAACACCACTTGTTGATGTTATGTTAGTTCTACTTGTTATCTTCATGATTACAGCGCCCTTGATGTTAAATGGGATTGAATTGACTTTACCAAAGACTAAGGAAGTTAATGTGATGAGCTTAAGCTCTTCCCAAGTTGTTCTTAGTTTTACTAACTCTGAAGAGTTCTATGTGGGTAAGGATAAAATTCTACTAACTGAACTTATTGCTGTTGTTTCAAATAAGCTAAAAGAAACGAAGTCACAGACTCTATTTCTAAGAGCAGACTACCAGCTAGAGTACGGTAAAGTTGCTAAATTAATGTCTTATTTAAAATCAAATAATATAAATGATATCGCTCTGGTTACAGAGCTAGAGGATAAGTAG
- a CDS encoding TonB family protein produces MGLYLLSIFKLGTPFDPKRANLDKVRVIGKAIKVDVVAMPKMTYQELKKMTPPKEQVEVVKEKAKDTGGSDKAILEKATQQKSLKDMLSKFANRNVKTDTKTKQKARPKKITEDTTDYSNIIAAGNKLSDGSSYTGTGSAQAQGDFDNYVISVMEAVRKHWRLPAYLANLELSCHVQVFINSQGKLLEYKIIKSSGNAEYDSKAVGSIRAVGSFPRPKKEITNRLVAGELVLAFPI; encoded by the coding sequence TTGGGACTGTATCTTCTATCGATCTTTAAACTTGGGACACCTTTTGATCCAAAGAGGGCCAATCTCGATAAGGTTCGTGTTATAGGAAAGGCCATTAAGGTTGATGTTGTGGCGATGCCTAAGATGACTTATCAAGAACTTAAAAAAATGACTCCTCCAAAAGAGCAAGTAGAAGTGGTTAAGGAGAAAGCCAAGGATACTGGTGGAAGTGATAAGGCAATTCTTGAGAAGGCAACTCAGCAAAAGTCTTTAAAGGATATGCTATCTAAGTTTGCTAATCGCAATGTGAAAACAGATACAAAAACAAAACAAAAGGCTAGACCAAAAAAGATTACTGAAGACACAACAGACTATAGCAATATTATTGCTGCAGGAAATAAGTTAAGTGATGGTTCTTCTTATACTGGCACTGGTAGTGCCCAGGCCCAGGGGGACTTTGATAATTATGTTATCTCTGTGATGGAAGCTGTTCGTAAGCACTGGAGACTTCCGGCCTATCTAGCAAACCTTGAGTTATCTTGTCATGTTCAGGTTTTCATTAATTCGCAGGGAAAATTATTAGAATATAAAATTATAAAATCGAGTGGGAACGCGGAATATGATAGTAAGGCAGTGGGATCAATTCGCGCTGTTGGATCATTTCCTCGTCCGAAAAAAGAAATTACTAATAGGCTAGTGGCCGGAGAACTCGTTCTTGCCTTTCCTATATAG
- a CDS encoding PD40 domain-containing protein: MKYLVLLLICLNVVADGGLTVVSVGDAEVVKESLLVEKIFSEGVFTPNEVEESENYINIVRNDFKFYQNYFNVLPRRISQTSFDNVRFTNYKTKETNFLVRFKIVRTATQTSLSYKLWNIAAEQELISKTIPYDANNRAAIHAVSDEIYRAIVGKPSIFKDKIVFVSDYKMPDGKKELFIMDFDGANPKRLTWHNGVVLSPAVSHDGSKIVYSLIDESVKGAKKNVNLMLYDVATKKSTVLSKRKGLNSGAIFTNNGDEIILTLSHQGNAELYRMNLKTRAITRLTKSYAPDVDPSLSADGSILTFLSGRPGKPMIYTMDPNGLEKDVKRISYVGKYNATPRFHPSASEIVFSSWLDNRFDLFKVGSDGQNLHRLTKDFGSNEDPEYSKDGQFIIFTSLRVLSQSRATQSVYIMDTWGKILGPLTSNFGKCTSGRWLKSL; the protein is encoded by the coding sequence ATGAAGTATTTAGTATTATTACTTATATGTTTAAACGTTGTTGCTGATGGTGGTCTGACTGTTGTCTCTGTAGGGGATGCTGAAGTTGTTAAAGAAAGTTTACTAGTGGAAAAGATTTTTTCAGAGGGAGTCTTTACTCCTAATGAAGTTGAGGAGTCTGAGAATTATATTAATATCGTACGAAACGATTTTAAATTCTATCAGAATTACTTTAATGTTCTACCTCGTCGTATCTCGCAGACTTCTTTTGATAATGTACGATTTACGAATTACAAAACGAAAGAAACTAATTTCTTAGTTCGTTTTAAAATTGTAAGAACCGCAACACAAACATCTCTCTCTTATAAGCTTTGGAATATTGCGGCCGAGCAAGAGCTTATTTCAAAAACAATTCCATATGATGCTAATAATCGAGCGGCCATTCACGCAGTATCAGATGAAATCTACCGCGCCATTGTCGGGAAGCCCTCAATCTTTAAAGATAAGATAGTCTTTGTTTCTGATTATAAGATGCCAGATGGAAAGAAAGAGCTTTTTATCATGGACTTTGATGGGGCAAACCCAAAGAGACTAACATGGCACAATGGTGTTGTTCTTTCTCCTGCTGTATCACATGATGGCTCAAAGATTGTTTACAGTCTGATTGATGAGTCTGTTAAGGGCGCAAAGAAGAATGTAAATCTAATGCTCTATGATGTGGCCACAAAGAAATCGACAGTACTATCTAAGAGAAAGGGCCTAAACTCTGGTGCTATCTTTACTAATAATGGTGATGAAATCATTTTAACTCTTTCACATCAAGGTAATGCGGAATTATATCGCATGAACTTAAAGACTCGTGCAATTACACGCCTAACGAAAAGCTATGCTCCCGATGTTGATCCATCCTTAAGTGCCGACGGCTCAATCCTAACATTTCTATCTGGACGCCCAGGAAAGCCTATGATCTATACAATGGATCCAAATGGTTTAGAGAAGGATGTTAAGCGTATTAGCTACGTTGGTAAGTACAACGCCACTCCACGTTTTCACCCAAGTGCTTCAGAAATTGTTTTCTCAAGCTGGTTAGATAATCGCTTTGACCTCTTTAAAGTAGGATCGGATGGCCAAAACCTTCATCGTCTAACGAAGGATTTCGGTTCAAATGAGGATCCAGAGTATTCAAAAGATGGACAGTTCATTATTTTTACAAGTTTGAGGGTTCTTTCACAATCGAGGGCCACTCAAAGTGTCTATATTATGGACACTTGGGGCAAAATCCTAGGCCCACTGACCTCAAATTTTGGAAAGTGTACAAGTGGTAGATGGCTTAAGTCGTTATAA
- a CDS encoding sigma-54-dependent Fis family transcriptional regulator has translation MTIEMKKESTKIENLLSTLLTTLDEQVFFSELSKFFKSEIVCDEIIVNIAHEDGSCRMVAKNARAVKNAQRISKGLGAVGHVIKTKRAYFSNNVQRDPLFASTKTEASHSELCVPMIIDGVIIGTISFKGNSEEVNFKKEDINMVIDSLNAIQKPLKNMKMYLSAKFLNESLKQKIEEKENELKNSVPGVTLSRSTTQEKEIIGKSEIMQELLVAVDRVAASDVNSYMAGETGVGKEMIARRIHCRSERKNHAFIVVDCSMGNDEYLESEIFGKEEVDAVRGFRIKKGALEAANGGTIFINNIDKMPVKVQARLMSFINDLAYSRVGTHEKLRSNVRIIAASSINMKESVAQGTFREDLFYNLSTIGLRIPSLRERKSDIEILANHFLNLGKLPEAQKSMSPGVVKLLEDYNWPGNVRELHSIMERAYVLSPGMIVERDHLADSIKVEQAEISEEKEEIRVFREMTLGEIEREHICQTLDHLGGNKTKTAKVLGITVKTLYNKLHSYGMIEAKEA, from the coding sequence ATGACAATCGAAATGAAAAAAGAATCAACAAAAATTGAAAATCTACTGTCTACACTTCTTACGACTTTAGATGAGCAGGTTTTCTTTTCTGAACTATCAAAATTCTTTAAGTCAGAAATCGTTTGTGATGAAATCATCGTAAATATTGCACATGAAGACGGAAGCTGTCGCATGGTTGCTAAGAATGCTCGCGCTGTAAAGAACGCACAGAGAATTTCAAAAGGTCTAGGTGCTGTAGGACACGTAATCAAAACTAAGCGTGCTTACTTCTCAAACAACGTACAAAGAGATCCTCTATTTGCTTCGACAAAAACAGAAGCTTCTCACTCTGAACTGTGTGTTCCAATGATTATCGACGGTGTAATTATCGGTACTATTTCTTTCAAAGGAAATAGCGAAGAAGTTAACTTTAAGAAAGAAGACATTAATATGGTTATCGATAGCTTAAATGCTATCCAAAAGCCACTTAAGAATATGAAAATGTACCTATCTGCTAAGTTCCTAAATGAGTCACTTAAGCAGAAGATCGAAGAAAAAGAAAATGAACTAAAGAATTCTGTACCAGGTGTAACTCTTTCTCGTTCAACAACTCAAGAGAAAGAAATCATCGGTAAGTCAGAAATTATGCAAGAGCTTCTAGTTGCAGTTGATCGTGTAGCTGCATCAGATGTTAACTCTTATATGGCAGGTGAGACTGGTGTTGGTAAAGAGATGATCGCTAGAAGAATTCACTGTCGTTCAGAAAGAAAGAATCACGCTTTCATCGTAGTAGACTGCTCAATGGGTAACGATGAGTACCTTGAGTCAGAAATTTTCGGGAAAGAAGAAGTTGATGCTGTAAGAGGTTTCAGAATTAAGAAGGGTGCTCTAGAAGCAGCTAACGGTGGAACAATCTTCATCAACAATATTGATAAAATGCCAGTTAAAGTACAGGCGAGACTAATGAGCTTTATCAACGACCTTGCTTACTCAAGAGTTGGTACTCATGAAAAACTAAGATCAAACGTAAGAATTATTGCAGCTTCTTCAATCAATATGAAAGAAAGTGTTGCTCAAGGTACTTTTAGAGAAGATCTATTCTACAACCTATCAACAATTGGTTTAAGGATTCCTTCACTAAGAGAAAGAAAGTCAGATATTGAAATTCTAGCTAACCACTTCCTAAACCTAGGAAAGTTACCAGAAGCTCAAAAGTCGATGTCTCCAGGTGTTGTTAAGCTTCTTGAAGATTACAACTGGCCAGGAAACGTAAGAGAACTTCACTCAATCATGGAGAGAGCATATGTTCTATCTCCAGGAATGATTGTTGAAAGAGATCACCTTGCTGATAGCATCAAAGTTGAGCAAGCTGAAATCTCTGAAGAAAAAGAAGAAATCAGAGTGTTTAGAGAAATGACGCTAGGTGAAATCGAAAGAGAGCACATCTGCCAAACTCTAGATCACTTAGGTGGTAATAAGACTAAGACTGCTAAAGTTCTTGGGATTACAGTTAAGACTCTTTATAACAAGCTGCACAGCTACGGTATGATTGAAGCAAAAGAAGCTTAA